ATCGGTCTGACGATCATGTTTCTCTCGACGGCCGTTTTCGCCTGCGGCCGATCCTACGGCGTCCTGTTCTTCGCCCGATCGCTGCAGGGCGTCGGCTCGGCCTTCGCCGACACGAGCGGATTGGCCATGATCGCCGATCGTTTTACCGAGGAGAGCGAGCGAACCAAAGCCCTGGGCATCGCCCTGGCCTTCATCTCTTTCGGATGTCTAGTGGCGCCGCCATTCGGCGGTTTGCTCTACGAATTCGCCGGCAAGGAGCTGCCGTTCCTGATCCTGTCGCTCGTCTGTCTGGTCGACGCCCTGATGCTCAAACTGGTCATGAAGCCCAGGGGCATGAGCCAACTGGGAAAATCGACGTCGGTCGTGAGTTTGGCGGCGGGAGCTTCGGCCGGACCCCAAGTGGGCACGCCCATCTGGCGACTCCTGATGGATCCTTACATCGCCGTCTGCTCAGGAGCCCTGATGATGGCCAACGTTTCGCTGGCCTTCCTGGAGCCCACCATTTCCGTCTGGATGATGGACACGATGAATGTCGAGCAGTGGCAGCTGGGCATGATCTGGCTGCCGGCCTTCTTCCCGCACGTCCTGGGCGTGGTCCTGACCGTCCGTATGGCGGCCCGCTACCCGCAGTACACCTGGGTTATGGCCGCTTTCGGCCTGGCCCTGGAAGGCCTTTGCTGCTTCATCATCCCCTTCGCCACTTCCTACTGGGTCCTGATGATCCCCATCTGCGGGATCTGCTTCGGGATCGCCCTGATCGACACGGCCCTCCTGCCCACCATGGGCTACGTGGTGGACGTCCGTTACGTCAGCGTCTACGGCAGCATTTACGCCATCGCCGACATTTCCTATTCGTTCGCCTACGCCATCGGTCCCATCATCGCCGGCGGAGTTGTCGATTCCATCGGATTCCTGGCCCTCAACATCGGCATCGCCGTGTCCACTTTGCTCTTCTGCCCGGTCCTGATGCTCCTGCGCCACATTTACGAGTACAAGCCGTTCGGCGCCCAGGATGGTGAGGAAATGACTGGACTGGGGCCCATGCCGTCCATCGGTCACGGATTCTCCGGCATCGCTGGTGGAGGATCGAACATTATTCCTCTCATGTCCGACCCGCCGGACAAGCAATACCAGACGTACGCCCTTCAGGAGTCGGCTCCTGGCCAGCAGCAACGGTACCAGATGAGCGCCAACAATCCGTTGTCTTCCCAGCCGAAAAATCACCTGGAATACGGGAGCGCTAGACAGCATCAGCAGGACACCAACGTCGATGGCGGTAATACCAACGGCTATCACAGCAACAACCGCAACAACATCCAGGAGACGAGCAACAACAAACCCAAACCGCCTAAGCCGCCGCTGCCGacgaaaattcaaatgacgCAAAGGCCGGCTAATAatgagacgacgacgacggccactGCGGCCGCCACCAGACATCAGGAATCCAATCCTTTTCTGGCCAGTTGGGATTAATTCAATGACAACCACCAAAAACAATCCTGAAAGTTTTCCATATTATACCAaaccaatttcttcttttcgatttttaaaataacccGGCGCCCTCTCCCATTGGCACagacaaaaatgaattagaGTTAATTAGCCTATCGTCTATGGTTTTTGGttatatttcaattaattctatatagaaacattttctctACATGTCTATACTTTGGCATCTGCTGCTGTCGatcctttttaatttctatataCTTTAtaagtgtgtgtatatataattAATAATGATATAATTA
This region of Daphnia pulex isolate KAP4 chromosome 9, ASM2113471v1 genomic DNA includes:
- the LOC124201643 gene encoding vesicular acetylcholine transporter-like isoform X2, translated to MPMIPFLNMELSLAKEIIMEKVREPHTQRRLVLVIVSIALLLDNMLYMVIVPIIPDYLRTIGAWDTHIEGGEYVTEPSRWHVNTTGNYSVPGNRTSLHLVNGVVVYEGEDAAIGVLFASKAIVQLMINPFSGALIDRVGYELPMMIGLTIMFLSTAVFACGRSYGVLFFARSLQGVGSAFADTSGLAMIADRFTEESERTKALGIALAFISFGCLVAPPFGGLLYEFAGKELPFLILSLVCLVDALMLKLVMKPRGMSQLGKSTSVVSLAAGASAGPQVGTPIWRLLMDPYIAVCSGALMMANVSLAFLEPTISVWMMDTMNVEQWQLGMIWLPAFFPHVLGVVLTVRMAARYPQYTWVMAAFGLALEGLCCFIIPFATSYWVLMIPICGICFGIALIDTALLPTMGYVVDVRYVSVYGSIYAIADISYSFAYAIGPIIAGGVVDSIGFLALNIGIAVSTLLFCPVLMLLRHIYEYKPFGAQDGEEMTGLGPMPSIGHGFSGIAGGGSNIIPLMSDPPDKQYQTYALQESAPGQQQRYQMSANNPLSSQPKNHLEYGSARQHQQDTNVDGGNTNGYHSNNRNNIQETSNNKPKPPKPPLPTKIQMTQRPANNETTTTATAAATRHQESNPFLASWD